In Romboutsia lituseburensis, a genomic segment contains:
- a CDS encoding histidine triad nucleotide-binding protein, which translates to MSCIFCKIVNGEIPCSKVYEDDKVLAFNDINPVAPYHILVIPKAHYESIIDIPEKDMEIVAHIHNVINKIASDKGFDKAGFRIINNCGEDGGQEVKHIHYHILAGKKLPLYEAQAK; encoded by the coding sequence ATGAGTTGTATATTTTGTAAAATAGTAAATGGAGAAATTCCATGTAGTAAAGTTTATGAAGATGATAAAGTTTTAGCTTTTAATGATATAAATCCGGTAGCTCCATATCATATATTAGTTATACCTAAAGCTCATTATGAAAGTATAATAGATATACCAGAAAAAGATATGGAAATAGTAGCACATATTCATAACGTTATTAATAAAATAGCAAGTGATAAAGGATTTGATAAAGCTGGCTTTAGAATAATAAATAATTGTGGTGAAGATGGAGGCCAAGAAGTTAAACATATTCATTATCATATTTTAGCTGGAAAGAAGCTACCATTATATGAAGCACAAGCTAAATAA
- the prmA gene encoding 50S ribosomal protein L11 methyltransferase has translation MKWAEITIKTTTEAVEAITNILYEQNVGGVSIEDPKDFKFQKKHEYDWDFVEEEIFNSGYDGVIIKTYITEERDVSDDIKIIKEKIDGLKEFGIDIGDAIVELSQVDEEDWANEWKNYYKPTKIGQKVVVKPTWEEYDLQDGDLIIELDPGMAFGTGTHETTSMCIQQLEKYVKKDSKVFDIGCGSGILAIAAAKLGAKEVLAVDLDEVAVKVSKENIELNNVEETVVAKHGNLMEVVKDKADIVVANIIADIIKILAKDIKNFMKEDAVFISSGIIHAKVEEVKEALIENGLEIIEVQTLGEWNAIVSKIK, from the coding sequence ATGAAATGGGCAGAAATAACAATTAAAACTACAACTGAAGCAGTTGAAGCTATAACTAATATATTATATGAACAAAATGTAGGGGGAGTATCTATAGAAGACCCTAAAGACTTTAAATTCCAAAAGAAACATGAATATGACTGGGATTTTGTAGAAGAAGAAATATTCAATAGCGGATATGACGGAGTTATAATAAAAACTTACATAACAGAAGAAAGAGATGTATCTGATGATATTAAAATAATAAAAGAAAAAATAGATGGATTAAAAGAGTTCGGAATAGACATAGGTGATGCTATTGTAGAATTATCACAAGTTGATGAAGAAGATTGGGCAAATGAATGGAAAAATTATTACAAGCCAACAAAGATAGGGCAAAAAGTAGTTGTTAAACCAACTTGGGAAGAATATGATCTTCAAGATGGTGATTTAATAATAGAGCTTGATCCAGGAATGGCATTTGGTACAGGTACTCATGAAACAACAAGTATGTGTATACAACAATTAGAAAAATATGTAAAAAAAGATTCTAAAGTGTTTGATATAGGATGCGGAAGTGGAATACTTGCAATAGCTGCTGCAAAGCTTGGAGCGAAAGAGGTTTTAGCAGTTGATTTAGATGAAGTTGCTGTAAAAGTATCTAAAGAAAATATAGAATTAAATAATGTAGAAGAGACAGTAGTTGCTAAGCATGGTAATTTAATGGAAGTAGTTAAGGATAAAGCTGATATAGTAGTTGCAAATATAATAGCTGATATAATAAAAATATTAGCTAAAGATATAAAGAACTTTATGAAAGAAGATGCAGTATTTATATCTTCAGGAATAATACATGCAAAAGTTGAAGAAGTAAAAGAAGCTTTAATAGAAAATGGATTAGAAATAATAGAAGTACAAACTTTAGGTGAGTGGAACGCTATAGTATCAAAGATTAAGTAG
- the rpsU gene encoding 30S ribosomal protein S21: MSEVRVRENETLDSALRRFKRSCAMSGIMSEVRKREHYDKPSVRRKKKAEAARRKNAKK; this comes from the coding sequence ATGTCAGAAGTAAGAGTTAGAGAAAATGAAACATTAGACAGCGCTTTAAGAAGATTCAAGCGTTCATGTGCAATGTCTGGCATCATGTCTGAAGTTAGAAAAAGAGAGCACTATGATAAGCCTAGCGTTAGACGTAAAAAGAAGGCAGAAGCAGCAAGAAGAAAAAATGCTAAGAAATAG
- the mtaB gene encoding tRNA (N(6)-L-threonylcarbamoyladenosine(37)-C(2))-methylthiotransferase MtaB — translation MKKVAFYTLGCKVNQYETEAMLEMFEKDGYAQVDSEEFADVYVINTCTVTHMSDRKSRQYIRRMKKKNPDAIIAVVGCYSQVSPEEILEIEEVNLVMGTNERRQIVEEIKKIDSSQKASTVDDIMKVRAFEEIEISQSNGRTRAFMKIQDGCDRFCSYCIIPYARGGKVRSRNKESILEEVQKLASNGYKEIVLTGIHVASYGKDLKDEQMTLLSVIKEINEVEEIERIRLSSVEPVLFTDEFVNEVSKMPKVCPHYHLSLQSGCDETLKRMNRRYTTKEYKEIVDRLRENIPNVAITTDVIVGFPGETNDEFNKTYEFLRDIELSQMHIFKYSPRKGTPAATMDNQIDPQMKQFRSDKLLNLNKENFNKFASKFVGQEVDVLFEQSVEQNRYEGLTSNYIRVVVETDRDIQGQILKTKILHVKNEYVEGVLV, via the coding sequence ATGAAAAAAGTAGCTTTTTACACATTAGGTTGTAAAGTAAATCAATATGAGACAGAAGCTATGCTTGAGATGTTTGAAAAAGACGGATATGCTCAAGTTGATAGTGAAGAATTTGCAGATGTATATGTAATAAATACATGTACTGTAACACACATGAGTGATAGAAAATCACGTCAATATATAAGAAGAATGAAAAAGAAAAATCCAGATGCAATAATTGCAGTTGTAGGATGTTATTCTCAAGTTTCTCCAGAAGAAATACTTGAAATAGAAGAAGTAAACTTAGTAATGGGTACTAATGAAAGAAGACAAATAGTAGAAGAAATTAAAAAAATTGACTCAAGCCAAAAAGCTAGTACAGTTGATGACATAATGAAAGTTAGAGCATTTGAAGAAATTGAAATAAGTCAATCTAACGGAAGAACTAGAGCATTCATGAAAATACAAGATGGATGTGATAGATTCTGTTCTTACTGCATAATACCTTATGCAAGAGGTGGAAAAGTAAGAAGTAGAAATAAAGAAAGTATACTAGAAGAAGTTCAAAAATTAGCTTCAAATGGGTACAAAGAAATAGTTTTAACTGGTATACATGTCGCATCTTATGGAAAAGACTTAAAAGATGAACAAATGACATTATTAAGTGTTATAAAAGAAATAAATGAAGTTGAAGAAATAGAAAGAATAAGATTAAGTTCAGTAGAACCTGTTTTATTTACTGATGAGTTTGTAAATGAAGTATCAAAAATGCCAAAAGTTTGTCCTCATTACCATTTATCACTTCAAAGTGGATGTGATGAAACTTTAAAAAGAATGAATAGAAGATATACTACAAAAGAATATAAGGAAATAGTAGACCGCTTAAGAGAAAATATACCTAATGTAGCAATAACTACTGATGTAATAGTAGGTTTTCCTGGGGAAACTAATGATGAATTCAATAAAACTTATGAATTCTTAAGGGACATCGAACTTTCTCAAATGCATATATTTAAATATTCGCCAAGAAAAGGTACTCCAGCTGCTACAATGGATAATCAAATAGATCCACAAATGAAGCAGTTTAGAAGTGATAAACTTTTAAATTTAAATAAAGAGAATTTTAATAAATTTGCAAGTAAATTTGTTGGACAAGAAGTAGATGTACTATTTGAACAAAGTGTAGAACAAAATAGATATGAAGGTCTAACTTCTAATTATATAAGAGTAGTAGTAGAAACAGATAGAGATATTCAAGGTCAAATACTAAAAACAAAAATTTTACATGTTAAAAATGAATATGTAGAAGGTGTTTTAGTATAG
- a CDS encoding 16S rRNA (uracil(1498)-N(3))-methyltransferase — protein MDRFFVEKKNINLESNTCIIEGEDVKHISKVLRCKNGEKLEICDNDNNEYICEITDIDKSIVELNILQKVDIKRESDLKIKLYQGLPKGPKMEMILQKLTEVGVDEIVLVQTKRSVAKVDDKKEDKKIERWERIIYEAAKQSKRGKIPRLRGILSFKEALLEMKENDFNIAPYENERTKSIKQAIKGVDINNIGVFVGPEGGFDESEIEAIEEIGGQSVSLGPRILRTETASVVASSIVLYELSDLGGNE, from the coding sequence ATGGATAGATTTTTTGTAGAAAAGAAAAATATAAATCTAGAAAGTAATACTTGTATCATTGAGGGTGAAGATGTAAAGCATATATCTAAAGTTCTAAGATGTAAGAATGGTGAAAAATTAGAAATATGCGATAATGATAACAATGAATACATATGTGAAATTACTGATATAGATAAATCAATAGTTGAGCTAAATATATTACAAAAAGTTGATATAAAAAGAGAATCAGACTTAAAAATAAAATTGTATCAAGGATTACCAAAGGGCCCTAAAATGGAAATGATCCTTCAAAAGCTTACTGAAGTTGGTGTTGATGAAATAGTATTAGTTCAAACGAAGAGAAGTGTAGCTAAGGTTGACGATAAAAAAGAAGATAAAAAAATTGAGCGTTGGGAACGAATAATCTATGAAGCAGCTAAGCAAAGTAAAAGAGGTAAAATTCCTAGATTAAGAGGCATTTTAAGTTTTAAGGAAGCTTTATTAGAAATGAAAGAAAATGATTTTAATATAGCCCCATATGAAAATGAAAGAACAAAATCGATTAAGCAAGCGATAAAAGGTGTAGATATAAATAACATAGGTGTTTTTGTTGGACCAGAAGGTGGATTTGACGAAAGTGAGATAGAAGCAATAGAGGAGATTGGCGGTCAATCAGTATCTTTAGGACCTAGAATATTAAGAACCGAGACAGCATCAGTTGTCGCTTCATCTATAGTACTATATGAATTAAGCGACTTAGGAGGAAATGAATAA
- a CDS encoding GatB/YqeY domain-containing protein, which produces MSLKQKLQEDLKSSMKNKDTVRKSVVTLIRASIKQYEVDNRVELDDEGIIDIISKQMKQRRDSLEEFAKANRQDLVSETESEIEVLKEYLPQQLSEEELNKIVKETISELGATSMKDMGKIMSAMMPKVKGRADGKQINELVKANLQ; this is translated from the coding sequence ATGTCCCTTAAACAAAAGTTACAAGAGGACTTAAAGTCTTCAATGAAGAACAAAGATACAGTAAGAAAATCTGTAGTAACTTTAATAAGAGCTTCTATAAAGCAATATGAAGTTGACAATAGAGTTGAACTTGATGATGAAGGTATTATAGATATAATATCTAAGCAAATGAAACAACGTAGAGATTCGTTGGAAGAGTTTGCAAAAGCTAATAGACAAGACTTAGTAAGTGAAACGGAATCTGAAATCGAAGTTTTAAAAGAGTACCTACCTCAACAGTTAAGCGAAGAAGAGCTAAACAAAATAGTAAAAGAAACTATATCTGAATTAGGAGCTACTTCTATGAAAGATATGGGTAAAATAATGTCTGCTATGATGCCTAAAGTAAAAGGTAGAGCAGATGGAAAACAAATAAACGAGTTAGTTAAGGCTAACTTACAATAG